TGATCGACACGGTGACGTCGTATTTGCCCAATGGGTAGTCGTTGAGCGATTCGCGGTCCATGTGCACAACGAAGCTGTCGCCGACCGCGCCGACAGATGACCCGTCGGCGTCCTGCAACATGCCGGTGGCATCGATCGCGACGTGCCCCTGCGGATCGCAGAGGACCGCGAAGATGTCCGCGGCCGGCGCGGGGATGATTCGTTCAACCTCGATGCGTTCGCTCACCACTGGATCCTGTCACGTGCGGTACCCACCCAGTAGTGGCCTGGTGTAGCCCGAACGCCGAACGGGCACTTCATGGGCGTGGTGACCCCGGCCGATTGGTTCCTGACCCGTGACGAGCGAGGTAACCCCGCCACCTGGATACCGGCATGGTCGGAGGGCAACCGCGCCGAACCGCTCATTCACGGTGCCACCTATTTCCAACGGCTGGTCGCCGAAGTGGAGGCGCTACGTGCGGGCGACTATGTCTTCTTCACCGACTGGCGTGGCGACCCCGACGAACTCCTGCGCGACGGCGGGCCGACGATCCGGGATTTGTTCTGCCAGGCCGCAGAACGCGGCGTGGTGGTCAAGGGCCTGGTGTGGCGATCGCATCTGGACAAGTTTCAGTACAGCGAGGAGGAGAACCAGCATCTGGGCGAGGCCATCGAAGCCGCCGGCGGCGAAGTGCTGTTGGATCAGCGCGTGCGGGTGGGCGGATCGCATCACCAGAAGCTGGTCGTGATTCGGCATCCCGAAGCGCCCCAACGCGATATCGCATTCGCCGGTGGCATCGACCTGTGCCATTCCCGCCGCGATGACGAATCGCACGAGGGCGACCCGCAGGCGGTGCAGATGGCCGAATGCTATGGGAGCACTCCGCCATGGCACGACGTGCAGCTGCAGATCCGCGGGCCGGCCGTCGGGGTACTCGACACCACCTTCCGGGAACGCTGGAATGATCCAACGCCGCTCGACGCGTTGTCGCCGGTCGCCTGGGTGATGGACAAGTTGCGGGGCGCGGACCTCTCGGCGGACCGACTACCGGAACAACCACCAGATCCGCCGGCGTGTGGACCTCACACCGTGCAGGTCCTGCGCACTTACCCGGATGCGCACTTCCGGTACGCCTTTGCGCCCCGCGGGGAGCGCAGCATCGCCCGCGCGTACAACAAAGTCGTACCCCGCGCGCGCCGGCTGATTTACGTCGAGGACCAGTATCTGTGGTCGGCACGGGTGGCCACCTTGTTCGCCGACGCACTGCGCACCAACCCCGATCTCCATCTGGTGGCGGTGATCCCGCGCCACCCCGACGTCGACGGCCGGCTGCAACTGCCGCCGAACCAGGTCGGTCGCTGGCAGGCGATTGCGACCTGTCAGGCCGCGAGTCCTGAGCGGGTACACATCTTCGATGTCGAGAATCACCAAGGCACACCGGTGTACGTGCACGCGAAGGTGTGCGTCATCGATGACACCTGGGCCTGCGTCGGCAGCGACAACCTGAACCGGCGGTCCTGGACCCACGACAGCGAATTATCTTGTGCGGTAATGGATTCCGACGGTGAGTTCGCTCGCGATGTGAGGCTGCGGCTGTTACGTGAGCATCTGGACCGGCCGGCTGATGGGAGTGCGGACGGAAATCTGGTCGACCCGATCACAGCGGTACGTGACATCACCGCGACGGCGGAGGCGCTCGACGCGTGGTACCGGTCGGGCTGTCAGGGGAGAGGCCACCGGGGCGCTTGCGCCCGCACAAGCCGGAGCGTCTCGGCTGGCGAACCCGCGTATGGGCAGAACCCTTGTACCGCTTGATCTACGACCCGGACGGACGCTCCTACCGCGATCGGCTACGCAATCGACTGTAGAACAGCTTGGGGTTAAAGCTTCGCTTACGCGACACTGCTGACGATCGCGATCACCAGCCCGAGGAGCGTCAGCAACCCGACCATCACCGTGGCGGCGATCGCCCGGCCCCGTCGGTGTCGACGTACGTCGTAGATCGCCACTGCGATGCCGGCAAAGATCAACGCTGCGTAGGTCGCCAGTCCAACCGTCAGCGCCGCCGTTGACGCGGCGCTGGCCAGGATCACGTTGTGCACGCCGTGAAGCCTACGGTGCGACGGAAGCATCGCGACGCCTGGCGGGTTCGAGGCTCACGGATGCCGGTGGAGACATCCATGCAGGACAGAAGATCGAGGTATCAGAGACCGAGGTCAGACAGGCTCGGATGATCTGCCGGTCGTGGCGCGTTCCGGTCCCAGAAGAACTTTCGCTCGCCTTCATCGATCTGCACATCGTTGATGCTGGCGTGGCGATGTGTCATCAAGCCGTGCTCATTGAATAGCCAGTTCTCGTTGCCGTAGGCGCGGAACCATTGACCCGAATCGTCGTGGTACTCGTAGGCGAAGCGGACCGCGATGCGGTCGTTGCTGTGCGCCCACAGCTCTTTGATGAGTCGGTATTCGTGTTCGCGGTCCCACTTACCGCTCAAGAATTCGACGATCTGTGCACGGCCTGTCACGAACACGGAGCGGTTACGCCAGACGCTGTCGACCGAATATGCCTGCGAGACGACCTGCGGATCGCAGGTATTCCAGCCGTTTTCAGCCAGCCGGACCTTCTGTGCAGCCGATTCATCGGTGAACGGTGGGACTGGAGGCTTGGACGTGATTGCAGAGGTCATGGTCATGGTCGTCTGTCACTTTCGAAGGTTGATCGAGTGGGGATGCCTATGTAGACAACCCTGTCTACATGTACGCAACAGTAACCCACGTAGACAGGTTTGTCTACACCAACCGGGTGCATCTGTGGACAGCTCTGTCTACACTGGTGGCGTGAGCATCGCCGAGACTCTGGATCCGCAGATCGATGTGCCGGCCCTCCCGGCCCGGGAGCGGATACTCGCCACCGCGTACCGACTGTTCTACCGCGAGGGAATTCGGGCTACCGGTATCGACAAGGTGATAGCGGAAGCCGGGGTCACCAAGGTGACGTTCTATCGTCACTTTCCAAGCAAAGACGCACTGATCTTGGCGTACTTGGAACTGCGACATCAGCGTTGGATGGACTGGTTTGTCGATGCGCTCGATCGCCACGCCGCCAATCGTCGCCGGTCCCCGGTGGTAGCTGCGGTCGAGGAGTGGCTGACGGCGGACTCCTTCCGTGGGTGCGCCTTCCTGAACAGTGTTAGCGAGATCGGCGCCGAACTGCCCGAGGTTCACGCCATCACGACTCGGCACAAGGCAGACATGGTCGCGGCGATCAAGGCGACCCTTCCGCCGGGCGCGAACCGAACCCGGACCGCACAAGCGCTGGGTGTGGCTGTTGATGGTGCCGTCGTGGAGGCGCAGTATCAGCACAACGCCACGTCGGCGGTGAAAGCACTGGCGACGATCGCGTCAGCTGTTACAGCAGTGTCTCGCTGAACAGATCCAGCACCGCCCGCCATGCCCGGGCCGCATGCAGGGGGTGATGCTCCACGCCGGGCACGGTGGCCATGGCGTGGGTTGTGCCACCGGTCAATGAGCCGTCAGGTTGTGTCGGGGCGGCCCAGAAAGCGTGCTTGGCCCCGCCGTAAATGTTGACGCGCCAGTCGATTCCGGCGTCCTGGAGCGCGCTGGTGAACGTCAACAGTTGGTCGGGGGTGCACAGTGGGTCGTCGGAGCCTGTGCACAACAAGTAGGCTCCGTGCGCATTCACCCAATCGTCGGTGCGGGCGGGCGGCAGGCCCGGATGGATGGCGGCGAGGGCCGTGAAAGGCACTCCAGCGCTGGCGAGTTCGAGGACGATTCGGCCGCCCGCACCGTAGCCGAGCGCCGCGAGCCGCTCGCGGTCCGCGCCGGGTACCGCGAGCAGGATGTCGAGCGCAGCGCTCCCAATGGCGCGCATCCGGGTGGGATCGGCCATCAGGGGCATGACCCGATCCAGCATCGCATCCGGCTCGCCGAAATACGTTCGGCCGGCATGGTAATCCATTGCAAGAGCGACGTAGCCGCGCTTGGCGAGGTCGTCGGCGCGGCCGCGTTGATAGCCCTCGAGTCCGATTCCGTCGTGTCCGATGAGCACCGCCGGCCACGGACCCTGGCCGTCGGGCAGCGACAGGTGGGCGACCATCGTCAGCCCGTCGGCGTCGTAGGTGACTTCGCGCGTGACGACCATGTGCTCACACTAGGCAACTCCATAGCCCGTGGGGAACGCGTTCACGTTCAGCGAACCGACTGTGCGTCATAAACCGTTGGTGGCGAAACAGTTTGATCACGTCCTATCTGACGCAGCAGTGAATTGGGTGGAATGCGAGAGGGGAGAGGTGCTGACTGCTGGCCAGATCGTCACCGGCGGCAGCGGCCTCGCTCATGTTCCCCGTAGGCATTCGAGGTGGTAGTTGTTGGTGGTGGACGTGGGAGCGATAGCCGAGTGCGTCGCAGCCCTGGGCGGGCGCGGCGGTGACAAGTGGCGACAGTTCGGCGAATGTCGAATCGACGGCACCTGAATCGTCATGACTATGACGACACACCCGACGTGAGGACGAATCCATGCGCTACTGCCTGTTGATGCACTACGAAGAGGGATCCTCGGTCGGCTTGACCGAGGCGGATATGGCTCCGGCCATGGCAGCCTTCGCCGCCTACGCCGACGACCTATCCGACGCCGGGGTCCTGATCGCCACCGAGGTCCTGGACGTGGTGGCCAACACCACGACCGTGACAGCGCGGGGAGGGGCGCCGGAGATCCAGGACGGCCCCTTCGCCGACACCAAGGAGAAGCTCGGCGGCATCTTCGTGATCGAGGTGTCGGACCTGGACGAGGCGCTGGCGTGGGCCCGGCGGAATCCTGCGAACGGTTGGGGATCGATCGAGATCCGGCCCGTGGCGCGGACGTACGCCCCCGGCCGCGGGTGGTACCAGCCCTGAGCGGCCGCCAGTCGCGGGCGGTGGAGGCGGCCGCGTCGATCACCCGCGATTCCTACGGACGGCTGCTCGCCGTTCTCGTCGCTCCCGGTCGCGACCTGGTGGCGGCCGAGGATGCGTTGGCCGACGCCCTCGAGCGGGCCCTCATCCGCTGGGACGTCGATGGCGTACCCACCAATCCGGAGGCGTGGATCCTCACCGTGGCGCGCAACCGCCTACGAGACCTGTGGAAGTCGTCGGGGTACCGATTGACTTCGCCGCTGGGGGACACCGACCGGGTTGCCGAGGAGATCGACGCCGCCGAGATTCCCGACCGTCGGCTGGAGCTGATGCTGGTGTGCGCCCATCCGGCCATCGCTCCAGCGGTGCGGACGCCACTGATGCTTCAGACCGTGCTGGGGATCGACTCGGCAGCCATCGCCACTGCTTTCGCTGTCGAACCCGCCGCGATGGCACAACGTCTGGTGCGGGCGAAGCGGCGCATCCGCGACACCGGCATACCCTTCGCGATACCCGGGCGCGATGACCTGGCGCCCCGGCTGTCGGCGGTCATGGAGGCCGTGTACGGGGCGTACGCGATCGACCGGCACACAGAGCTCGGCGGCGGACCGGTCGAATCCCTGTCGGCGGAAGCACTTCATCTCGCACTGACGCTGGCTGAGTTGGTGCCCGACGAACCCGAAGTGCTGGGGCTCGCGGCGCTGGCGTGCCTCGCGGAGGCTCGACGTCCGGCTCGTACGGACGCCGACGGAGTCTTCGTGCCACTCGACGAGCAGGATCCGTCGGCGTGGGACCGTTCGCTGCTCGACCGCGGAGAGGATCTGCTGGCGCGGGCTCATCGATGCGGTCAGCCCGGTCGGTTTCAGTACGAGGCGGCCATTCAATCCGCCCATTGCAGCCGCGCATTCGGACGGGCGGTGAATCCCGAGGTGGTGCGAAAGCTGTATCGGGCACTGGTCGCGGTTGCGCCGTCGCTGGGTGCGCGAGTGGCGCTGGCGGCGCTCGACGGCGAGATCGACGGCCCGCTGGCGGGTCTGACGAGTCTGGATCGGCTCGACGCCGAGAATTTTCAGCCGGCCTGGGTGGTCCGCGGACACCTCATGACGACAGCCGGTCACGCGGCGGAAGCGACTGCCGCATACAGTCGCGCGGTCGCGCTGACGACTGATCCCGCCGTGGTGAAACATCTGGCCACACGTGTCCGGTCTCAATATTGCTGTCACCCGCCACCTGCAGAAATGCCAAGTCACTGAGACGATTGCGGTCCCGATTGTCTCAATCAAGTTGTCATTTCCGTAATGGCGACAGTGTCCTCGTGAGTTGTGGTCCCCGGGGCTGATCAACTCCACGGTCCCGTGGCGTGGTCGGTGTTTCCGGCGATGTCATCGCCAACCTCGAGCTGCTTTTCATCCTCTACAACATCCTCGGCAGAAAGCTGTACGCATTTCGGGATGGCTACTCGACGGATATCGACCGGCTGTCATGGGATTGGATATCAGGCTGTCGGCGCCGCGGTTCACGAGATCAGGGAGACCGCCGACGGTGTCACGGTGAGCGGACCGATTCAAAGGGCTTGCGCCACAACGATACCGGTTGGGGTGCGACGCTGACCGCTCGGGCCGACACGATCCCGAACCTGGCTTCTGAACGTTTCGACTCCGATACCGAGCAGCCCGCCGAAGCCTTCGGCTACCCCAAGTGCGTGGTGATGAATACCAGAGTCACCCGAAAGCCCGGGGGCATCGTCGCGTCGGTGATCAACATCCCCGAGCCCGTCGGTCCCAACGCCATAAGGCTCACCTGCGAGCAGAACAGGGCGCCGGGGCGCGCGCCGGAAGGCCATGGGCTGCTTGACATCCTGACATGACGGAGGTCGCCGAGAAGATCATCGACGACGACACTGGTTGTTGTTGCAGTGTCGCTCAGCCAAATAACCGGCGAGCCACTGTGCACCAAGCTATTGCGCTTGAATCTGAAGGCGTCATCACCGCAGATGGAGTACTGGAGATGGTCACCCCACACCGGTCCAGGGGGCTATCGCGGACGAGCGCCGTCCATCCGCCGTTGTCGGCGGCCGAGCCGCCGGGCCACTACCTGTTGCCCTGGGCCCGTCAGCTCCCCGATGACACTGTGCCTACCAGTGACCGCCATCAGCACGGCTTCCGCCGGTCCGGTCAGTTCTGGCCCCTTGCCGTGACTCCAGTCCAGGTCAGTCGTTGTCAGGCGTACGCCGCGGGCGAGGTGCCAACCCGGCAGCTCAGGGGTGCGCAGACTGTCGCCCAGCACACAACGCAGCCGTTCGGCCGGGATCTGGCGCGGCAGATCGAGCGGGCGGCGAATGTCTTGATGATGGACAGTGACGTCGAGCAGCGCGAGCCGGCCGCCGAAGGACGTCGCCAGCCCCTGCGGCCGCAGCCGAGCCTGCACCCGCTCGAGGAGCTCGTCGGTGCTCAGGGATGCGAGTTCGTTGACCCATACCTGATTGGCGTCAACGATCCGACCGCGGACGACACGACCAAGCAAGCTGAGCAGGCTGACGCCGTCGAAGCCGATGACATGAGCGACCACGTCCCGCACCCGCCAGCGTGCACACAGTGACTGCGCCTCCCACTGCTCGGGCGTCAGCGTCGCCAGCAGACCGACCAGGTCTGTCCGCTCGGCGGTGGCCATCTCGAGACCGTCCACGAGATCAACTCTTCCTCACGCCGACGCCGATTGGTCACATCGTGACCGCCGGTCGCAAAATGATGATGACGCCAGTGTCGTCCGGCCTCCGTGAAGTTGTTTGCCGTATTAGCGACCAATCGATGCCTGCCCCCGCCTCCTCTGTAGCCAGGAGCACCCCGTCGCCCCAGGTGGCCCGTGGCCGACCCGGGAGGCCAGGTATCGGCCCGCGCTGAGCTTGTCTAATTCCCACACCTGGGTCTCCCGATGCACCGAGGCTTCTGACGCCCACTCGGTTCGGTAGCGGAGATTCGTGCCCATATCTCACCAGCGCAAACACGGGAGTTGGACGGTTCGCGCCCCGTGCCGCTGCCTTACGTTGATCCGTACCAAGAAGCAAGGCGACTCATAGCTGAACTTGTCGGTTTTCGACTACTTGTCGACGGCGGCGACGACGGGGTTGCTCTCGTGCCCAGGATCTCGGCGACGATCCCCTTCCTTCTTGGGCTGGTCAGCGTGCTCGGGCGGTGTTGTTCCTGGCTCATCTGGCTCGCCGAATTGGTGTCGCAACCATGTTGCGCGATGTCCACCAGGACGCCAGCGCGACGGTCCGGATCGTAACCAGCCAACGCGAAGAGACCCATCTCCGCCCGGCGATCCCCACCCCGCCTCACGGTGCCGTCGCTCTGACCGCGCCGTCGTCGGGCTTCCTTGCCAGCATCGATGAGTCCGAATTATTCTCTGCTGCAACCAGAGCCGAGGCATGCCTGGTCATCGATTCTCATCGGGCAGCTCCTTCATAGAGGGCGTGGCGGTCGGGGCGACGTGGTCGGAACATAGCCAGCTTGACGCTGGGGCCGTCGATCGGCTCCAAACTGCCGTCAACCATGCCATCCGGATCGGGTATGAGCGCACCGCCGCGCAAGACGTCGGCTACGGTCTTCGGCAGCTCACCGACGTTGCAAATAAGGCACTCTCGCCCGGTATCAACGACCCGACCACGGCAATCCATGCGCTCGGCCACATCTCCGCTCTCCTGTGCCAACTGGCCTCCCGTGAGCTCGGCCCGGTGCTGTTGCGCGACGACGATGACCGGGTGCGGGTAGTGCTGCACCGACCCAACCTTGGCGATTTGCTTGATCTCTCGATCACCCAGCCCCGCCGGTACGGGTCATCTGATCCCCAAGTGATGATGCGACTGTTCCGGCTACTCGAAGACTCGTGGATGACACAGCGCTCTTGCGGGCGCAGCTTCACCGGTTGCGGGCGACTGTCACAAGTCTGATTCGACGACACCGCGATCTTTCATCTGGGCGAGACGGGGCGGCGAGTCGACCTCGCCCTGAACTCGTCCACCGCAGCTGCCGCGACCACCCTTGCGTGACCTCTGAAACGCGACCCGAGGGCGAAATCATTGCGCGTGAGGCGAACTGCGCAGAAGCGGGTATACCCGGTTCCACCGCACCACCTATGAAGGAGCAGCAGAAATGATCGGAACCATTCTCGGTGCCATCCTGGTCGGCCTGGTCGTCGGCGCATTGGCGCGGCTGATCATGCCCGGCAAGCAGAACATCGGCGTGATCATGACGGTGCTCCTCGGAGTCGTCGGCTCGTTCCTCGGGACCTGGGTGACCTACAAACTCGGCTATTCCAACGCAAACGGCGGTTTTGAGATCATTCCCTTCCTCGTCGGGATCATCGTCGCGATCGTCCTGATCGCTGGCTACCTCGGCATCACCGGACGCCGCCACACCACCCGGTAGGCGCGCCCTGATTTGCAACTTCGACCGATAGCGCTCATACGGTCGAATACCGGTTATGTGAAACCAGTGCCTCGACCCACCGCCGCACGGTGACGTCGATCTCCGTGGCAGCAAATGCGGCGACCACCACGGCCTCATTGTTCGTCTACTGTCGTATGGCGCCACCCATGCGCCACATCATGTTCCGACTTCCTACTCTGGGCCGAATCGCGGCCAGTTCGACGACGACTGGGACGCACGAGTCGATTTGCCTTGCAGGAACTAGCTTTTGACTCTGGTAGGGTTGCCATGGCCGGTTCGCGGGGCCACCCCGGCCGAGTAGAGTGGACAGCACCTCGTATCGGCGCTGACCATCGCAGTGCGCCGCGGTCAGCTGGTCGCCACACCCGCCCTTTGCGCGATGAGTTGGCGCTCAGGAGCCGGCAATTCGCTCAGGCGTTTCCACGGGGATAGGCAAACGGGCATCTTATCCCTGCGGAACGTGATATGACATGCAGGTTCGGACAAGATTGAGGCACGCTCGCCGTTTTGAGCATCGGTCAGAACATCGTGGTGAGGAGTTCTAGGCATGGCAAACAAACGGGCGCAATCGATTTCACCGTCAAACGTGGACGCATCACGGCAGGGACTGATCGGAAGGGGCTGGCTCCAGGGCGTCGCCCTAGTGATGATCTTCGGCTTCTTCGTGATGGGCATCCTGGCCTACCGCACCTACACGGCGTCAATGCCGCTGCCGGACAAGGTCGTCACGCAGTCCGGTGACGTGTTGTTCACCGGCGAGCAGATCACTCACGGGCAGGAGCTCTTCCAGGCGAGGGGACTCCAGGAGTACGGCTCGGTCCTCGGCCATGGCGCCTATCTCGGTCCCGACTACACCGCTGACTACCTGCGGATGGCCACTGACGACGTCACCGCTCAATTTCGGGCCGAAGGGGTTCCCGATCCCAAAGAGCAGGTCATCAAGGAGTTCCGGACCAACCGCTACGACAAATCCACCGGCACTCTGGTGTTCACCGATCACCAAGCCGCCGCGTTCGAAAACATCCAGCGCCACTACGCGGCCTATTTCGGCGAGAACTCCACCAAGTACGGGCTGCTGCCGGGTCTCATCACCGATAAGGCCCAGATCCGCGATCTCACCGCGTTCTATGCGTGGACAGCGTGGGCTGCGGCCGCCGAACGTCCCGGGCACAGCTACAGCTACACCAACAACTGGCCCGCCGAGGCTCGAGTCGACAACGGGCCGACCGCGCCGATGGTGGTCTGGTCGGCCCTGTCGCTGATCGTGCTACTTGGCGGCACCGGCATCATGTTCGCGGTCTACGGCCGGTGGAGTCAGAAGATCGGCTGGCACGGCACTGAGACGTCGACGCTGTCGTTTCGGCAGCCCGGCGAGGTGACGCTCACCCCCGCGCAGCGGGCCACCGTGTGGTTCTTTGCGATCGTGGCGGTGCTGTTCCTGGCCCAGGCTCTGGTCGGCGCCGCAGCCGAACACTATCGGGCAGACCTGTCCACCTTCTTCGGCCTCGACCTGGCCCGCATCCTCCCGTACAACCTGGCTCGAACCTGGCACGTGCAATTGTCGTTGTTCTGGACCGCGGCGGCGTTTCTGGCCGGCGGAATCTTCCTCACCCCCTTCATCGCCCGGCGTGAGCCGCATCGCCAACATTGGCTGGCCTACGGTTTGCTCGGTGCGGTCGCACTGGTGGTTTTCGGCTCGCTGATCACCGAGGCACTGTCCATCTATGGGGTGGTGCCGGAAGGTTCAGTGTTTTCTCAGCAGTGGGAGTACCTGGACCTGCCTCGGATTTGGCAGGTTCTGCTGATCGTCGGAATGTTCCTGTGGATCGCGATCATCTGGCGCGGCATGCGGGCGCGGCTCAGAGGCGAGTCGAAGTCGAACATGCCCTGGCTTTTCTTTTTCTCGGGACTGGCGATCCCGATGTTCTATGCAGTCGGGGTGCTCGCCGCCAGCGACACCCACTTATCCGTCGCGGAATTCTGGCGGTTCTGGGTGGTGCACCTGTGGGTCGAGGACTTCCTCGAACTGTTCACCACCGTGATGGTCGCCTACATCTTCGTGCTGCTCGGCGTGGTGCGTGAACGCATCGCTCTGGGCATCATCTTCCTCGACATCATCCTGTACTCCGCAGGTGGCGTAATCGGAACGATGCACCACCTGTACTTCTCCGGAACCCCGGTCGAGCACATGGCGATGGGGGCGTTCTTCTCGGCGGCCGAAGTCATCCCGCTGACCTTCTTGACCGTCGAGGCCTGGGCCTTCCTGCAACTCGGTTCTCGGCAGCAGTCGGCTGACGCGAAACCGTTCCCGCACCGGTGGGCGGTGATGTTCCTGGTTGCGGTCGGATTCTGGAACTTCCTCGGTGCTGGCGTCTTCGGCTTCCTGATCAACCTGCCGATCGTGTCCTACTACGAGATCGGCACGGCGCTCACGGCA
This is a stretch of genomic DNA from Mycobacterium sp. ELW1. It encodes these proteins:
- a CDS encoding nuclear transport factor 2 family protein, translating into MTSAITSKPPVPPFTDESAAQKVRLAENGWNTCDPQVVSQAYSVDSVWRNRSVFVTGRAQIVEFLSGKWDREHEYRLIKELWAHSNDRIAVRFAYEYHDDSGQWFRAYGNENWLFNEHGLMTHRHASINDVQIDEGERKFFWDRNAPRPADHPSLSDLGL
- a CDS encoding TetR/AcrR family transcriptional regulator, producing the protein MSIAETLDPQIDVPALPARERILATAYRLFYREGIRATGIDKVIAEAGVTKVTFYRHFPSKDALILAYLELRHQRWMDWFVDALDRHAANRRRSPVVAAVEEWLTADSFRGCAFLNSVSEIGAELPEVHAITTRHKADMVAAIKATLPPGANRTRTAQALGVAVDGAVVEAQYQHNATSAVKALATIASAVTAVSR
- a CDS encoding dienelactone hydrolase family protein, with amino-acid sequence MVVTREVTYDADGLTMVAHLSLPDGQGPWPAVLIGHDGIGLEGYQRGRADDLAKRGYVALAMDYHAGRTYFGEPDAMLDRVMPLMADPTRMRAIGSAALDILLAVPGADRERLAALGYGAGGRIVLELASAGVPFTALAAIHPGLPPARTDDWVNAHGAYLLCTGSDDPLCTPDQLLTFTSALQDAGIDWRVNIYGGAKHAFWAAPTQPDGSLTGGTTHAMATVPGVEHHPLHAARAWRAVLDLFSETLL
- a CDS encoding YciI family protein — protein: MRYCLLMHYEEGSSVGLTEADMAPAMAAFAAYADDLSDAGVLIATEVLDVVANTTTVTARGGAPEIQDGPFADTKEKLGGIFVIEVSDLDEALAWARRNPANGWGSIEIRPVARTYAPGRGWYQP
- a CDS encoding DUF6596 domain-containing protein, which produces MLAVLVAPGRDLVAAEDALADALERALIRWDVDGVPTNPEAWILTVARNRLRDLWKSSGYRLTSPLGDTDRVAEEIDAAEIPDRRLELMLVCAHPAIAPAVRTPLMLQTVLGIDSAAIATAFAVEPAAMAQRLVRAKRRIRDTGIPFAIPGRDDLAPRLSAVMEAVYGAYAIDRHTELGGGPVESLSAEALHLALTLAELVPDEPEVLGLAALACLAEARRPARTDADGVFVPLDEQDPSAWDRSLLDRGEDLLARAHRCGQPGRFQYEAAIQSAHCSRAFGRAVNPEVVRKLYRALVAVAPSLGARVALAALDGEIDGPLAGLTSLDRLDAENFQPAWVVRGHLMTTAGHAAEATAAYSRAVALTTDPAVVKHLATRVRSQYCCHPPPAEMPSH
- a CDS encoding maleylpyruvate isomerase family mycothiol-dependent enzyme is translated as MDGLEMATAERTDLVGLLATLTPEQWEAQSLCARWRVRDVVAHVIGFDGVSLLSLLGRVVRGRIVDANQVWVNELASLSTDELLERVQARLRPQGLATSFGGRLALLDVTVHHQDIRRPLDLPRQIPAERLRCVLGDSLRTPELPGWHLARGVRLTTTDLDWSHGKGPELTGPAEAVLMAVTGRHSVIGELTGPGQQVVARRLGRRQRRMDGARPR
- a CDS encoding DUF2254 family protein, which codes for MLFLAHLARRIGVATMLRDVHQDASATVRIVTSQREETHLRPAIPTPPHGAVALTAPSSGFLASIDESELFSAATRAEACLVIDSHRAAPS
- a CDS encoding DUF2254 family protein, coding for MPGHRFSSGSSFIEGVAVGATWSEHSQLDAGAVDRLQTAVNHAIRIGYERTAAQDVGYGLRQLTDVANKALSPGINDPTTAIHALGHISALLCQLASRELGPVLLRDDDDRVRVVLHRPNLGDLLDLSITQPRRYGSSDPQVMMRLFRLLEDSWMTQRSCGRSFTGCGRLSQV
- a CDS encoding GlsB/YeaQ/YmgE family stress response membrane protein, which translates into the protein MIGTILGAILVGLVVGALARLIMPGKQNIGVIMTVLLGVVGSFLGTWVTYKLGYSNANGGFEIIPFLVGIIVAIVLIAGYLGITGRRHTTR
- a CDS encoding cbb3-type cytochrome c oxidase subunit I translates to MANKRAQSISPSNVDASRQGLIGRGWLQGVALVMIFGFFVMGILAYRTYTASMPLPDKVVTQSGDVLFTGEQITHGQELFQARGLQEYGSVLGHGAYLGPDYTADYLRMATDDVTAQFRAEGVPDPKEQVIKEFRTNRYDKSTGTLVFTDHQAAAFENIQRHYAAYFGENSTKYGLLPGLITDKAQIRDLTAFYAWTAWAAAAERPGHSYSYTNNWPAEARVDNGPTAPMVVWSALSLIVLLGGTGIMFAVYGRWSQKIGWHGTETSTLSFRQPGEVTLTPAQRATVWFFAIVAVLFLAQALVGAAAEHYRADLSTFFGLDLARILPYNLARTWHVQLSLFWTAAAFLAGGIFLTPFIARREPHRQHWLAYGLLGAVALVVFGSLITEALSIYGVVPEGSVFSQQWEYLDLPRIWQVLLIVGMFLWIAIIWRGMRARLRGESKSNMPWLFFFSGLAIPMFYAVGVLAASDTHLSVAEFWRFWVVHLWVEDFLELFTTVMVAYIFVLLGVVRERIALGIIFLDIILYSAGGVIGTMHHLYFSGTPVEHMAMGAFFSAAEVIPLTFLTVEAWAFLQLGSRQQSADAKPFPHRWAVMFLVAVGFWNFLGAGVFGFLINLPIVSYYEIGTALTANHAHASMMGVYGMLAVGLAMFAFRYVIPAEKWPEKAARLSFWCLNIGLAWMVFATLLPLGILQLYHSVSDGYYEARTLGYITRPGNSLLEWLRLPGDLVFIVGGVLPFLWIAWLAVRYFRGSGSIQELPENPLYTEIGVGSAASAKE